In Plantibacter sp. PA-3-X8, one DNA window encodes the following:
- the dhaK gene encoding dihydroxyacetone kinase subunit DhaK codes for MKKLINDPKDVVVEAVAGFGAAHPDLVTVSLDPVFIARADAPVAGKVGIVSGGGSGHEPLHGGFVGFGMLDAAVPGPVFTSPTPDPILAATKAVDGGAGVLHIVKNYTGDVLNFETAADLALAEGIEVRSVIVDDDVAVKDSLYTAGRRGVAGTVLVEKLAGARAEAGGGLDEVADLATKVNERTRTMGVALTPCVVPHAGEPSFTLADDEIEIGIGIHGEPGRERIPLEPADRIVDRLLAAILEDLPYAPGERALVLVNGMGGTPQVELFIVFRRVAEALAERGIEVARSLVGNYTTSLEMQGVSITLLKLDDELIELWDAPVQTAALRWGR; via the coding sequence ATGAAGAAGCTCATCAATGATCCCAAGGACGTCGTCGTCGAGGCGGTGGCCGGATTCGGCGCCGCGCACCCCGACCTCGTCACCGTGTCGCTCGACCCCGTGTTCATCGCCCGAGCCGATGCCCCGGTCGCCGGGAAGGTGGGGATCGTGAGCGGCGGCGGCAGCGGGCACGAGCCCCTCCACGGCGGGTTCGTCGGATTCGGGATGCTCGACGCCGCCGTACCCGGCCCGGTGTTCACCTCGCCCACTCCGGACCCCATCCTCGCCGCCACGAAGGCGGTGGACGGTGGTGCCGGCGTCCTGCACATCGTCAAGAACTACACGGGCGACGTCCTCAACTTCGAGACCGCGGCCGACCTCGCGCTGGCCGAGGGCATCGAGGTGCGCTCGGTCATCGTCGACGACGACGTCGCGGTGAAGGACTCGCTCTACACGGCGGGGCGACGGGGTGTCGCCGGCACCGTCCTCGTGGAGAAGCTCGCCGGCGCACGTGCCGAGGCCGGGGGAGGACTCGACGAGGTCGCCGACCTCGCGACGAAGGTCAACGAGCGCACCCGCACGATGGGTGTGGCACTCACCCCGTGCGTCGTCCCGCACGCGGGCGAGCCGAGTTTCACCCTGGCCGACGACGAGATCGAGATCGGCATCGGGATCCACGGTGAGCCCGGCCGCGAACGCATCCCACTGGAGCCCGCCGACCGGATCGTCGACCGGTTGCTCGCCGCCATCCTCGAAGACCTTCCGTACGCCCCGGGCGAGCGGGCCCTCGTCCTGGTGAACGGGATGGGCGGGACGCCGCAGGTCGAGCTCTTCATCGTCTTCCGCCGCGTGGCCGAGGCGCTCGCGGAGCGCGGGATCGAGGTGGCACGGTCGCTCGTGGGGAACTACACGACCAGCCTCGAGATGCAGGGTGTGTCGATCACCCTCCTGAAACTCGACGACGAACTGATCGAATTGTGGGACGCCCCGGTGCAGACCGCGGCGCTCCGGTGGGGACGGTAG
- the trpD gene encoding anthranilate phosphoribosyltransferase, with amino-acid sequence MPLTTWPTLIGDLLAGTDLSVSESTWAMERIMTGQVTDAQLAGFLIALRRKGETVDEIVGFRDAILDHAKPLVAPSRALDIVGTGGDRFGTVNISTTASIVAAATGIPVIKHGNRAASSASGSSDVLSALGVDLALPTDLVGEVLASTGITFAYAAAFHPGFGHAGPVRAELGVPTVFNFLGPLVNPARPEASAVGVAHADRIPLFVGVFQTRGATALVFRGDDGLDELTTTGHSHLWEVTRGAVTEHDLDPRELGIRRASIDDLIGGDAQHNAGVVRATLAGEEGPVRDIVLLNAAAGIVAFELSEDPTQAQRPILERFAAALVSAAAVIDSGAATATLDAWVDATRTLGSR; translated from the coding sequence ATGCCTCTCACGACCTGGCCGACGCTCATCGGCGACCTGCTCGCCGGAACCGATCTCAGTGTGTCGGAGTCGACGTGGGCCATGGAGCGGATCATGACCGGCCAGGTGACGGACGCCCAGCTCGCCGGCTTCCTGATCGCGTTGCGCCGTAAGGGGGAGACGGTCGACGAGATCGTCGGGTTCCGCGACGCGATCCTCGACCACGCGAAGCCGCTCGTCGCCCCGTCCCGGGCCCTCGACATCGTCGGCACCGGCGGCGACCGCTTCGGCACGGTCAACATCTCGACGACCGCCTCCATCGTCGCCGCGGCGACGGGCATCCCCGTCATCAAGCACGGCAACCGTGCGGCGAGTTCCGCCTCGGGATCGAGCGACGTGCTCTCGGCGCTGGGCGTCGACCTCGCCCTGCCGACGGACCTGGTGGGGGAGGTGCTGGCGTCGACGGGCATCACCTTCGCGTACGCGGCGGCGTTCCACCCCGGTTTCGGCCACGCTGGACCGGTCCGTGCGGAGCTCGGCGTGCCGACGGTCTTCAACTTCCTGGGCCCGCTCGTCAACCCGGCCCGGCCGGAGGCGTCGGCGGTCGGCGTCGCGCACGCCGACCGCATCCCGCTGTTCGTGGGCGTCTTCCAGACGCGCGGAGCGACCGCCCTCGTCTTCCGGGGCGACGACGGACTCGACGAACTGACGACGACAGGGCACAGCCACCTCTGGGAGGTCACCCGCGGAGCCGTCACCGAGCACGACCTGGATCCCCGGGAGCTCGGCATCCGCCGTGCGTCGATCGACGATCTCATCGGCGGTGACGCCCAGCACAATGCCGGTGTCGTGCGCGCCACGCTCGCCGGCGAGGAGGGTCCGGTCCGCGACATCGTCCTGCTGAACGCCGCGGCCGGGATCGTGGCGTTCGAACTGTCGGAGGATCCGACGCAGGCCCAGCGGCCGATCCTCGAGCGGTTCGCCGCCGCACTCGTGTCCGCCGCGGCCGTCATCGACTCGGGTGCGGCGACCGCGACCCTCGACGCCTGGGTGGACGCCACCCGCACGCTCGGCTCGCGCTGA
- a CDS encoding heme-copper oxidase subunit III, whose product MRKTAPAFGHNGGVTSTSINLAPSAPRINRPNTVAVGTIVWLGSEVMFFAGLFAIYFTLRSMAPELWAAEAGRLNVPYSTINTIILVSSSFTCQFGVFAAERMQPRMTGWSPRKWGMVEWFFLTYALGAVFVSGQILEYATLVSEGISLSSNAYGSAFYLTTGFHGLHVTGGLIAFLLVIGRAYAVKRFGHKEATSAIVVSYYWHFVDVVWIGLYFVIYILR is encoded by the coding sequence ATGCGAAAAACCGCTCCGGCTTTCGGCCATAATGGAGGGGTGACGAGCACCTCAATCAACCTTGCGCCGAGCGCGCCCCGGATCAACCGACCGAACACGGTCGCGGTTGGAACGATCGTCTGGCTGGGCAGCGAGGTCATGTTCTTCGCCGGCCTCTTCGCGATCTACTTCACGCTGCGATCGATGGCCCCCGAGCTGTGGGCGGCCGAAGCCGGTCGCCTGAACGTCCCGTACTCGACGATCAACACGATCATCCTCGTGTCCTCGTCGTTCACGTGCCAGTTCGGCGTCTTCGCAGCGGAGCGCATGCAGCCCCGCATGACGGGCTGGAGCCCGCGCAAGTGGGGCATGGTCGAGTGGTTCTTCCTCACCTACGCCCTGGGCGCCGTGTTCGTCTCCGGCCAGATCCTCGAGTACGCGACGCTCGTCAGCGAGGGCATCTCCCTCAGCTCGAACGCGTACGGCTCGGCGTTCTACCTCACGACCGGCTTCCACGGCCTGCACGTGACCGGCGGCCTCATCGCCTTCCTCCTCGTGATCGGCCGTGCCTACGCCGTCAAACGATTCGGCCACAAGGAGGCGACGAGCGCCATCGTCGTCTCGTACTACTGGCACTTCGTCGACGTCGTGTGGATCGGCCTCTACTTCGTCATCTACATCCTGCGCTGA
- a CDS encoding cytochrome c: MKTDPTQTTTTKASKKAARATRKSGRRSPFASAALLAIGLLVTGGAYAAVSVSTASAEPVAAAKSQASVDEGEKLFSANCATCHGLDMQGTTAGPSLLGVGAAAVDFQVGTGRMPLQNQGPQAPEKPVQFTEEQISSLAAYVASVAPGPEIPEEQYLDGEGDASNGAQLFRINCAMCHNVAAAGGALTEGKYAPSLVGVSAAHIYEAMITGPQNMPVFNDMNLSPEDKRDIITALKFMEKNPSPGGNDLGSLGPVSEGLFLWIFGLGSIVALTVWITAKSN; the protein is encoded by the coding sequence ATGAAGACTGACCCCACCCAGACGACGACCACCAAGGCGTCCAAGAAGGCCGCCCGCGCCACGCGCAAGAGCGGCCGCCGCAGCCCGTTCGCCTCGGCGGCGCTGCTCGCGATCGGCCTCCTCGTGACCGGTGGCGCCTACGCAGCCGTCAGCGTCAGCACGGCCAGCGCCGAGCCCGTCGCCGCTGCCAAGTCACAGGCCTCCGTCGACGAGGGCGAGAAGCTCTTCTCCGCGAACTGCGCCACCTGCCACGGCCTCGACATGCAGGGCACGACCGCCGGACCGAGCCTCCTCGGCGTCGGTGCCGCCGCCGTCGACTTCCAGGTCGGCACCGGCCGGATGCCGCTGCAGAACCAGGGCCCGCAGGCCCCGGAGAAGCCCGTGCAGTTCACCGAGGAGCAGATCTCCTCCCTCGCGGCCTACGTCGCCTCGGTCGCACCCGGTCCGGAGATCCCCGAGGAGCAGTACCTCGACGGTGAGGGCGACGCCTCGAACGGCGCACAGCTCTTCCGCATCAACTGCGCGATGTGCCACAACGTCGCAGCCGCCGGTGGCGCCCTGACCGAGGGAAAGTACGCTCCCTCGCTCGTCGGCGTCAGCGCCGCCCACATCTACGAGGCCATGATCACCGGCCCGCAGAACATGCCCGTCTTCAACGACATGAACCTCTCCCCCGAGGACAAGCGCGACATCATCACCGCGCTCAAGTTCATGGAGAAGAACCCGTCACCGGGCGGCAACGACCTCGGCTCGCTCGGCCCCGTCTCCGAGGGCCTGTTCCTCTGGATCTTCGGCCTCGGCTCGATCGTGGCCCTCACCGTCTGGATCACCGCGAAGTCGAACTGA
- a CDS encoding ubiquinol-cytochrome c reductase iron-sulfur subunit: MAHDNSSGSGHPAADSSADPSAHGQELQVATGTGVISRDAVVDPGLPPHRKRVTDLDPKKDKRAERAVYTLFYLSIAGSVWAVAAYMAFPIEPEDIASVRLNNLFIGLGMALALLAIGIGAVHWGKALMHDEEGIDYRHKVGGNQASRDRAVEIMHQANVESGIGRRALIRNSLIGSLIVFPLPGIALFRGLAPYDEDPVELMQHTMWKEGTRLARDPSGTPIKASDVTLGSAFHVIPENLHEADHVLNEKAKAIVLLMRLKPEDLVEEESKKDWSYDGIVAYSKVCTHVGCPVALYEQQTHHLLCPCHQSQFDVTNHCAVIFGPAARPLPQLPITVDDEGYLVARSDFHEPVGPSFWERH; the protein is encoded by the coding sequence ATGGCTCACGACAACTCGAGCGGCTCGGGTCACCCAGCCGCCGACTCGTCTGCCGATCCGTCCGCCCACGGGCAGGAGCTGCAGGTCGCGACCGGTACCGGGGTCATCTCCCGCGACGCCGTCGTCGACCCCGGCCTGCCTCCGCACCGGAAGCGCGTCACGGACCTCGACCCCAAGAAGGACAAGCGGGCCGAGCGCGCCGTCTACACCCTCTTCTACCTGTCGATCGCCGGCAGCGTCTGGGCGGTCGCCGCCTACATGGCGTTCCCGATCGAGCCCGAGGACATCGCCTCGGTCCGCCTGAACAACCTGTTCATCGGTCTCGGCATGGCGTTGGCCCTGCTCGCGATCGGTATCGGCGCCGTGCACTGGGGCAAGGCCCTCATGCACGACGAAGAGGGCATCGACTACCGCCACAAGGTCGGCGGCAACCAGGCCAGCCGCGATCGCGCGGTGGAGATCATGCACCAGGCGAACGTCGAGTCCGGCATCGGACGACGCGCGCTCATCCGCAACAGCCTCATCGGCTCCCTCATCGTCTTCCCGCTCCCGGGCATCGCGCTGTTCCGCGGTCTCGCGCCGTACGACGAAGACCCCGTCGAGCTCATGCAGCACACGATGTGGAAGGAAGGCACGCGCCTCGCCCGTGACCCTTCCGGTACGCCAATCAAGGCGTCCGACGTGACCCTCGGCAGTGCGTTCCACGTGATCCCCGAGAACCTCCACGAGGCCGATCACGTCCTCAACGAGAAGGCGAAGGCGATCGTGCTGCTCATGCGACTGAAGCCCGAAGACCTCGTCGAGGAGGAGTCCAAGAAGGACTGGTCCTACGACGGCATCGTCGCCTACTCCAAGGTGTGCACGCACGTCGGTTGCCCGGTCGCGCTCTACGAGCAGCAGACGCACCACCTCCTCTGCCCCTGCCACCAGTCGCAGTTCGATGTCACGAACCACTGCGCGGTCATCTTCGGACCGGCCGCCCGGCCGCTTCCGCAGCTGCCGATCACCGTCGACGACGAGGGCTACCTCGTCGCGCGGAGCGACTTCCACGAACCTGTCGGCCCGAGCTTCTGGGAGCGTCATTGA
- a CDS encoding ubiquinol-cytochrome c reductase cytochrome b subunit, whose product MSTSTATRAPEQAKAAPAKSSGGFTGAAANYLEERTSISVAVKEFGRKIFPDHWSFLLGEVALYSFVIILLSGSFLTFFFQASMAEVHYDGSFVPLKNIEMSVAMASTLDISFDIRGGLLMRQVHHWAALLFVASIGLHMLRIFFTGAFRKPRELNWVIGFVLFILAMAEGFTGYSLPDDLLSGNGLRIIDGMVKGLPIIGTWTTFLLFGGEFPGTDIVGRLYTLHILLLPALVLLFIALHLVFVVVHKHTQFPGAGRTEQNVVGFPVLPVYAAKAGGFFFIVFGVVMLIASLFTINPIWNYGPYDPSPVSAGTQPDWYIGFADGALRLVPPHLEFVLWDHTFSFNIILPVLVLGLFIVTVFIYPFVEAWITGDKREHHILDRPRNAPTRTAIGAAGVTFYAALWAAASSDIIATHFKVTMEGVIHTLQAILILGPFIAYFIAKRTCLALQKKDREILLHGYETGRIVRLPGGEFIEVHEPVDEYERWRLASYDDHKPLMIRPNAKGKITGVQKARAAMSRWFFEDRIAPVTNTEIERSHGDHH is encoded by the coding sequence TTGAGCACCTCGACCGCAACACGCGCCCCTGAGCAGGCCAAGGCCGCTCCGGCGAAGAGCTCCGGTGGATTCACCGGCGCCGCAGCGAACTACCTCGAAGAGCGGACGTCCATCTCGGTCGCCGTCAAGGAGTTCGGCCGCAAGATCTTCCCCGACCACTGGTCGTTCCTCCTCGGCGAGGTGGCGCTCTACAGCTTCGTCATCATCCTGCTGTCGGGCTCCTTCCTCACCTTCTTCTTCCAGGCATCGATGGCGGAGGTCCACTACGACGGGTCCTTCGTCCCGCTGAAGAACATCGAGATGTCCGTCGCCATGGCGTCGACGCTCGACATCTCCTTCGACATCCGCGGCGGCCTCCTGATGCGTCAGGTGCACCACTGGGCGGCCCTGCTGTTCGTGGCGTCCATCGGCCTGCACATGCTGCGCATCTTCTTCACCGGTGCGTTCCGCAAGCCGCGTGAGCTGAACTGGGTGATCGGTTTCGTCCTGTTCATCCTGGCCATGGCCGAGGGCTTCACCGGGTACTCGCTGCCCGACGACCTGCTCTCCGGTAACGGTCTGCGGATCATCGACGGCATGGTCAAGGGTCTGCCCATCATCGGTACGTGGACGACCTTCCTGCTGTTCGGTGGAGAGTTCCCGGGCACCGACATCGTCGGCCGCCTCTACACGCTCCACATCCTGCTCCTGCCGGCGCTGGTGCTGCTCTTCATCGCCCTGCACCTGGTGTTCGTCGTCGTGCACAAGCACACGCAGTTCCCGGGCGCCGGTCGCACCGAGCAGAACGTGGTCGGATTCCCCGTCCTCCCCGTCTACGCGGCGAAGGCCGGTGGCTTCTTCTTCATCGTCTTCGGTGTCGTGATGCTCATCGCCTCGCTGTTCACGATCAACCCGATCTGGAACTACGGACCGTACGACCCCTCCCCGGTCTCGGCGGGTACGCAGCCTGACTGGTACATCGGGTTCGCCGACGGCGCGCTCCGACTGGTTCCGCCGCACCTCGAGTTCGTCCTCTGGGATCACACGTTCTCGTTCAACATCATCCTTCCCGTCCTCGTCCTGGGTCTGTTCATCGTCACGGTGTTCATCTACCCGTTCGTCGAGGCGTGGATCACGGGTGACAAGCGTGAGCACCACATCCTCGACCGTCCGCGCAACGCGCCGACCCGCACCGCCATCGGTGCTGCCGGTGTCACCTTCTACGCCGCCCTCTGGGCTGCTGCGAGCTCGGACATCATCGCCACCCACTTCAAGGTGACGATGGAGGGCGTGATCCACACGCTGCAGGCGATCCTCATCCTCGGACCGTTCATCGCCTACTTCATCGCGAAGCGCACCTGCCTGGCGCTGCAGAAGAAGGACCGCGAGATCCTCCTCCACGGCTACGAGACCGGGCGCATCGTCCGCCTCCCCGGTGGCGAGTTCATCGAGGTCCACGAGCCCGTCGACGAGTACGAGCGCTGGCGCCTCGCGAGCTACGACGACCACAAGCCGTTGATGATCCGTCCGAACGCCAAGGGCAAGATCACCGGTGTCCAGAAGGCTCGCGCCGCGATGTCCCGCTGGTTCTTCGAGGATCGGATCGCTCCGGTCACGAACACCGAGATCGAACGTTCCCACGGCGACCACCACTAG
- a CDS encoding GNAT family N-acetyltransferase: MVASFSIRRGQSDDRSAVFALAGQLITGSIPPAADDFMAAYNNVMRPREDETNVLYVAVDESDRVVGYTLMTVSRLLHAAGLTAHLQELVVDETARGAGIGSALVEANEHYAVERGARQLTMSTSRAGDFYRRLGYNVTAEFYKKILPLG; the protein is encoded by the coding sequence ATGGTCGCCTCGTTCAGCATCCGTCGTGGTCAGTCCGACGACCGTTCAGCCGTCTTCGCGCTGGCCGGCCAGTTGATCACGGGGTCCATCCCGCCTGCTGCGGACGACTTCATGGCTGCGTACAACAACGTCATGCGCCCTCGTGAAGACGAGACCAACGTGCTGTACGTCGCGGTCGACGAATCGGATCGTGTCGTCGGATACACTCTGATGACGGTGTCGCGGCTGCTGCACGCGGCCGGCCTGACCGCCCACCTGCAGGAGCTCGTCGTCGACGAGACGGCCCGCGGCGCCGGCATCGGATCGGCCCTGGTCGAGGCGAACGAGCACTATGCCGTCGAACGCGGTGCGCGCCAGCTGACGATGTCCACCTCTCGAGCCGGAGACTTCTACCGTCGTCTCGGTTACAACGTGACGGCGGAGTTCTACAAGAAGATCCTCCCGCTGGGCTGA
- a CDS encoding cytochrome c oxidase subunit 4: protein MRANIILFTILTVFCALLCAVYTVWSLVDPLHGRVEWVGTVTLALAAILSAFLGFYLSRVHKSQGAELPEDTLTANIDDGDPEIGHFSPWSWWPIILAGACGLLVLGLAVGFWIAIIGIPLVVIAVVGWNYEYYRGYFAR, encoded by the coding sequence ATGCGCGCCAATATCATCCTCTTCACGATCCTGACGGTGTTCTGCGCCCTCCTCTGCGCGGTCTACACCGTGTGGTCGCTTGTCGACCCGCTGCACGGCCGGGTCGAATGGGTCGGCACGGTCACGCTGGCTCTTGCCGCGATCCTGAGCGCGTTCCTCGGCTTCTACCTCAGCCGGGTGCACAAGAGCCAGGGCGCCGAGCTCCCCGAGGACACGCTGACGGCCAACATCGACGACGGCGACCCGGAGATCGGGCACTTCAGCCCGTGGAGCTGGTGGCCCATCATCCTCGCCGGTGCGTGCGGTCTGCTCGTGCTCGGTCTGGCGGTCGGGTTCTGGATCGCGATCATCGGCATCCCGCTGGTCGTCATCGCGGTCGTCGGTTGGAACTACGAGTACTACCGCGGATACTTCGCACGCTGA
- the ctaD gene encoding cytochrome c oxidase subunit I has protein sequence MTSTTLPAGQASVVGRTSVERKGNILVKWITSTDHKTIGYMYLIASFIFFCLGGVMALIIRAQLFEPGGTIVETKEQYNQLFTMHGTIMLLMFATPLFAGFANALMPLQIGAPDVAFPRLNAFAFWLYAFGSLIAVGGFLTPQGAAAFGWFAYAPLSSTTFSPGLGGNLWVLGLALSGFGTILGGVNFITTIITMRAPGMTMFRMPIFTWNVLVTSILVLMAFPVLAAALFGLAADRVFDAHIYDAANGGVILWQHLFWFFGHPEVYIIALPFFGIVSEIFPVFSRKPIFGYKTLIYATIAIAALSVTVWAHHMYVTGSVLLPFFALMTMLIAVPTGVKIFNWLGTMWRGSVTFETPMLWSIGFLITFVFGGLTGVILASPPLDFHVSDSYFVVAHFHYVVFGTVVFAMFAGFYFWWPKWTGKMLNEKLGYWHFWLLFIGFHTTFLIQHWLGVIGFPRRYATYSPEDGFTWMNQLSTVGSFILAISLLPFFLNVYITIRKAPRVTEDDPWGYGGSLEWATSSPPPRHNFVSIPRIRSERPAFDLHHPEVGIPVGVGPAKDAPDAPTLDIDAGKVK, from the coding sequence ATGACCTCCACCACGCTTCCCGCAGGCCAGGCGAGCGTCGTCGGACGCACCTCGGTCGAGCGCAAGGGCAACATCCTGGTCAAGTGGATCACCTCCACCGACCACAAGACCATCGGGTACATGTACCTGATCGCTTCGTTCATCTTCTTCTGCCTCGGCGGCGTGATGGCGCTCATCATCCGAGCCCAGCTCTTCGAGCCCGGCGGCACGATCGTGGAGACGAAGGAGCAGTACAACCAGCTCTTCACGATGCACGGCACGATCATGCTCCTCATGTTCGCGACGCCGCTCTTCGCCGGGTTCGCGAACGCGCTCATGCCGCTGCAGATCGGCGCACCGGACGTCGCGTTCCCGCGTCTGAACGCCTTCGCGTTCTGGCTCTACGCCTTCGGTAGCCTCATCGCCGTCGGTGGCTTCCTCACCCCGCAGGGTGCCGCCGCCTTCGGCTGGTTCGCCTATGCGCCACTGTCGAGTACGACGTTCTCGCCAGGGCTCGGAGGTAATCTCTGGGTACTCGGCCTGGCGCTCAGCGGCTTCGGGACCATCCTCGGTGGTGTCAACTTCATCACCACGATCATCACGATGCGCGCCCCCGGCATGACGATGTTCCGCATGCCGATCTTCACGTGGAACGTCCTCGTGACGTCCATCCTCGTCCTGATGGCGTTCCCGGTGCTCGCAGCGGCCCTCTTCGGCCTCGCAGCGGACCGCGTGTTCGACGCCCACATCTACGACGCGGCCAACGGCGGTGTCATCCTGTGGCAGCACCTGTTCTGGTTCTTCGGGCACCCCGAGGTCTACATCATCGCGCTGCCGTTCTTCGGCATCGTGTCCGAGATCTTCCCGGTGTTCAGTCGCAAGCCGATCTTCGGGTACAAGACCCTGATCTACGCGACGATCGCGATCGCGGCCCTCTCCGTGACCGTGTGGGCGCACCACATGTACGTCACCGGATCGGTGCTCCTGCCGTTCTTCGCCCTCATGACGATGCTCATCGCGGTTCCGACCGGCGTGAAGATCTTCAACTGGCTGGGCACGATGTGGCGCGGCTCGGTCACCTTCGAGACCCCGATGCTCTGGTCGATCGGCTTCCTGATCACCTTCGTCTTCGGTGGACTCACCGGTGTCATCCTCGCTTCGCCGCCGCTCGACTTCCACGTCTCCGACTCCTACTTCGTCGTGGCGCACTTCCACTACGTGGTGTTCGGCACGGTCGTGTTCGCCATGTTCGCCGGCTTCTACTTCTGGTGGCCGAAGTGGACTGGCAAGATGCTCAACGAGAAGCTCGGCTACTGGCACTTCTGGCTGCTCTTCATCGGCTTCCACACGACGTTCCTCATCCAGCACTGGCTGGGCGTCATCGGGTTCCCGCGCCGCTACGCGACGTACTCACCTGAGGACGGCTTTACCTGGATGAACCAGCTGTCGACCGTGGGTTCCTTCATCCTCGCCATCTCGCTGCTGCCCTTCTTCCTGAACGTGTACATCACGATCCGGAAGGCTCCGCGAGTCACCGAGGACGACCCGTGGGGATACGGTGGATCGCTCGAGTGGGCGACCAGCTCGCCCCCGCCGCGTCACAACTTCGTCTCCATCCCGCGCATCCGCTCGGAGCGCCCGGCCTTCGACCTCCACCACCCCGAGGTCGGTATCCCGGTCGGCGTCGGTCCCGCGAAGGACGCGCCTGACGCACCCACGCTCGACATCGACGCCGGAAAGGTGAAGTAG